The nucleotide sequence GCGTAAAGGAGCAACCTCATGATCACTAAGGGTTTCAAGCCCATGGGGTGGGTTGCCGGCGTCGCTGTCGCGGCGCTCGGCTGCTACATGCTCTCGCTGAACGTCGCCGCCGAGCGCGCCGAGCTCGAAAGCGTCGAGCGCCAGATCATCGCCGCCAAGCAGGATATCCGCCAGCTCCAGACCGAGCTCGGCACGCGCGGCCGCCTCGCCCAGCTCGATCGCTGGAATGCGGAAGTGCTGGCCCTGTCCGCACCCGGTTCGGCCCAGTTCCTCGACAACGCGGTGATGCTCGCCCGTTTCGATCAGCAGCAGCCGACCATCGAGCAGCGCGCCAAGGTTCATCTGGCGTCGCTTGAGACGGTCGACCAGCGTGAGGCACCCCAGGCCAAGGTCATCACCGCCAGCTATGAGCCGGCGCCCGCGCTCGACAAGCCGGGGCAGCCGCTCGTCCGCCGCGCGAGCCTGATCGTCACCGAGGATAAGCCGTTGCCGAAGTTCAAGCCGGCCGGTCTCCTCGATGCCGAGCTGATCGCGGAGATCCGTGATACGGCGAAGGTCGAGAAGAAGCAGTCCGAAGGCGGCGTCGGGGGGCAATGACAGCAGTCGCCGCCCAGACCCGACCGCTCGATCCCGGCAGCGCACGGCAGGACTCCCTCGCTCTCACCTATCACCGGCTGATGCTGGTCATGCTGGTCTTCGCCGGCGTTACCTTGCTGATCGTCGGGCGGCTCGCCTGGCTCCAGGTCTCCACCGACCGCTCCGACGGCGGCTCGGTCGGCAATCCGCTGTTGCCGCCGCGGGGTGATATCGTCGATCGCAACGGCATCCCGCTCGCCCGCACCATCGACGCCTGGTCGATTGCCGTTCACCCCCGCAAGTTGATCGGCGATCCGGCGGCGCTGGCGGTGGAGCTTAATGGGCTGATGCCGGAACGGAGCGTCGCCGACTATCGCCGCATCCTCTCCGCCGACAAGAATTTCGTCTATCTGCAGCGCCGCGCCGTCCCGGAGCTGGTCGCCGCCGTCAACGCGCTCGGCGAGCCCGCCATCGTTTTCGACCGGGAGCCGGAGCGGCTCTATCCCCAGACGGACCTCGCCGCCCATGTCCTCGGCTGGACCGACTATGACGGGCAGGGCGTCGCCGGCATGGAGCGGGTGCTGAACGAGCGGCTGACGGACCCCGCCCGGCGCGGCGACCCTGTCGCCCTGTCGATCGATTCCCGCGTCCAGGCGGCGATGGAGAGCGAACTCGGCGCCGCCGTCGCCAAGCACAGCGCGGAAGGCGCGACCGGCATCGTCCTCGACGTCGATACTGGCGAGGTCATGGCCATGGCCTCCTACCCGACCTTCAACCCCAATGCGGCCGGGAAATCGCCGCCCGAAGCGCAATATAATCGCGCGACGATGGGCGTTTACGAGCTCGGCTCCACCTTCAAGCCGATCACCGTCGCAGCGGCGATCGAGGCGGGCGTCATCAAGTCGATGGCGCAGAGCTACCCGACCGGCGCTCCGCTTCGCATCGGCCGATTCAGCATCCGGGACGACCATCCCATTCCTGGCTCGGCCAATATCGTCGAGACGCTGGTCTATTCGTCCAACATCGCCACGGCCCAGATCGCCGACCAGATGGGCGAGGCGCGGATGAAGGCGGCGTTTCGCGCACTCGGCTTCGACGAGGCGGCCCATATCGAGCTTTACGAGAAGAGCCGGACGCTCTTCCCCAAGGAATGGGGCAGGGCGCGGGTGCTGACCAGCGGCTACGGCCACGGCGTCGCCATCACTCCGCTGCATCTGGCCACTGCCTATGCCACGCTGGTGAATGGGGGCATCTGGCGGCCCGCCACCTTGCTGAAGTCCGACAAGGCGCCGGCCGGCCGGCGCGTCTATTCCGAGGAAACCAGCCGCACGATGCGCGGCCTCCTCCGCATGATCGTGCTGAAGGGAACCGGCCGAAAGGGTGAGGCGCCGGGCTACCGCGTCGGCGCCAAGACCGGCACCGCGGAGAAGGTCACTGCCGGCGGCGGCTATAACCGGCGAGTCAATGTCTCGACATTCGCCGCCGCTTTCCCCATGGACGACCCGCGCTACGTCGTGATCGTGATGATGGACGCGCCCAAGGGCACGGCAGACACGTTCGGCTTCACGACGGCGGCATGGACGGCGGCGCCGGTGGTGTCGAAGGTGATTACGCGCAGCGGGCCCCTGCTTGGCGTGATCCCCAGCGACCGACGCGACGTCGACGTCTCCCGGTTCATGGCTCTGGTTGGAGAAGCGGAAGACTGATGCGACTTGGGGCGCTGATCGGCGGCGACGATTCGGCTTCGGTCACCGGGTTCGCGATCGATCACCGCAAGGTGGCGCCGGGAACGGTGT is from Sphingosinicella humi and encodes:
- a CDS encoding peptidoglycan D,D-transpeptidase FtsI family protein, with the protein product MTAVAAQTRPLDPGSARQDSLALTYHRLMLVMLVFAGVTLLIVGRLAWLQVSTDRSDGGSVGNPLLPPRGDIVDRNGIPLARTIDAWSIAVHPRKLIGDPAALAVELNGLMPERSVADYRRILSADKNFVYLQRRAVPELVAAVNALGEPAIVFDREPERLYPQTDLAAHVLGWTDYDGQGVAGMERVLNERLTDPARRGDPVALSIDSRVQAAMESELGAAVAKHSAEGATGIVLDVDTGEVMAMASYPTFNPNAAGKSPPEAQYNRATMGVYELGSTFKPITVAAAIEAGVIKSMAQSYPTGAPLRIGRFSIRDDHPIPGSANIVETLVYSSNIATAQIADQMGEARMKAAFRALGFDEAAHIELYEKSRTLFPKEWGRARVLTSGYGHGVAITPLHLATAYATLVNGGIWRPATLLKSDKAPAGRRVYSEETSRTMRGLLRMIVLKGTGRKGEAPGYRVGAKTGTAEKVTAGGGYNRRVNVSTFAAAFPMDDPRYVVIVMMDAPKGTADTFGFTTAAWTAAPVVSKVITRSGPLLGVIPSDRRDVDVSRFMALVGEAED